In the Choloepus didactylus isolate mChoDid1 chromosome 5, mChoDid1.pri, whole genome shotgun sequence genome, one interval contains:
- the LOC119533948 gene encoding proline-rich nuclear receptor coactivator 2-like, which yields MGGGERYNIPVSQSRNVSKNQQQLNRQKTKDQNSQMKIVHKKKERGHGYNSAAAAWQAMQNGGKNKVHFSNNQNWNSSLSSSSLLFKSQTSQNYAGAKFSEPPSPSVLPKPPSHWVPVPFNPSDKEIMTFQLKTLLKVQV from the coding sequence ATGGGTGGTGGAGAGAGGTATAACATTCCAGTTTCCCAATCTAGAAATGTTAGTAAGAACCAACAACAGCttaacagacagaagaccaaggaCCAGAATTCCCAGATGAAGATTgttcataagaaaaaagaaagaggacatgGTTATAACTCAGCAGCAGCTGCATGGCAGGCCATGCAAAATGGGGGCAAGAACAAAGTACACTTTTCAAATAATCAAAATTGGAACTCTAGTTTGTCAAGTTCCAGCTTACTTTTTAAGTCTCAAACTAGTCAGAACTATGCTGGAGCCAAATTTAGTGAGCCACCATCACCAAGTGTTCTTCCTAAACCACCAAGCCACTGGGTTCCTGTTCCCTTTAATCCTTCTGATAAGGAAATAATGACATTTCAGCTTAAAACGCTACTTAAAGTACaggtataa